GTAGAGCGCCGGCCGGCCGCGCTCCCACGGTTCCCAGCGTCTCGCTTCCGCGAGGGAGAGGCGCAAGCGCCGCAGCGAGCTGCCGGCAGGAGCAGCCCACTGCGCCTCCGTCTCCGCCACGTTCGCGCCAGCATCATCGGTGAGGCAGGCGACAGCAGTCAGGGTGGCGGGACGCTCGAGGTCGAGTTCGAGGTCGAGCGTGACGAGGGCGCTTGCGGCGCAGGGACGCGAGCGCACCGCAAGAGCCACGATCGCCGCCGGCCCCGTCGTCTGGAGCAGAATGTCATCCCAGAGCCCGATCGTCGGGAGGGGCGGCGCAAAATCCCAGCCGTATGTCATCTGACACTTGAGCGTGGCGAGGCGAGGAGGAAAGAGGGTGCTGCCGAAAACGTGGCGGAACGCCCATGCCATCAGGCGTTCGCGTCTCCCAAGGCGCGGCGTCGGCAGGGTCAGGGGCGCAGCGCAGCGGACGGTGAGCGTGCCTCCCGCCGCGGGGAGCGCGACCCTGCGCTCACTGAACATGCCTCGGAACCGCGCAACCACCTGCGTATCGATCGCGATCTCGCCCTGATAGTCGATCCCCTTGAAGCGCAGAAAGCGCCGGTGCGGAGCGGGCGGGATCGAGCGGCGAAAAATCCAGTCCCGCTCTGCGACCCACTGCGACTCGCTGGCTTGGCGGCCGACGAGCGGGTCCGGAATGCGGCCGGCAGCGAGAAGGGAGAGACGCACATCCCCCGGGAGCACTGCCGGAAGCCATTCTTCTGGAGGGCCACCTGGGCGCGCCGGAGCGCACTCCCAGCCATCGTGCAGCGGAACGATCTCGCCCAGTTGCGAACTTGCAGGAGCCAATCGTCGCCCGAAACGGAGGAGGTCTTGGACGATAGGAAATCGTAATACGTTTTGTCTTGCCGGGCGAGTGAGGGGGTGATAGAGTTGCGGTCGCTTCGGACGGGACGACCGGGCGTCGGCCGCAGCCTCCACCGACCTCGCCGTTCCTCACCACCAAGTCGTGGCACGCGGCCACGATGGCGTGGCCGCCCGAAGCGAGGCGCTCCCACTGCTCTCGCGAGCGATGAGGAGCGCTTCGCCGCTATTCCGGATGCTTCGGAAACGCCAGAGCGTGGTGGGTTCGCGCCTTTTGGAAATCTGAACGCGTGGTTCTCCCACGCCGCGTGGAGGGTCGTGCGATGGTGAACGGCGTCGGGCCAGCGCGGACAGCGCGCGAGATCTGGCAAACCGCGCTGGGGCAACTCGAACTCCAAGTCAACCGGACCAGCTACCTCACCTATCTGAAAGACACGACCGGGTACAGCTTCGACGGACAGTGCTTCACGATCGTCGCCCCGAACACTTTTGCCCGAGATTGGCTTGACGGCCGCCTCGCCTCGACCGTGAAGCGGACGCTCATCGACATCGTGGGCGCTCCGGTTGATGTCCGCTTTGTCGTGCGGCCAGAGGAGACAACCTCGCGCGCCCCCTCCACCCCCCTCGAAGAGTGGGCGGACTCTCAGCCGCTTGCCGTGCGCAAAGCGCGGCTGAACCCTCGCTACACCTTCGACTCCTTCATCGTCGGCGCGAGCAACCGCCTCGCTCATGCCGCTGCCGAAGCTGTCGCCGCCCAACCGGGGAGCGCCTACAACCCCCTCTTCATCTGGGGGGGCGTCGGGCTGGGCAAAACGCATCTCCTCCACGCGATCGGGCACCGCGTCGAAGCGCGGGGGCTATCGGTGATCTATGTCACCTCCGAAACGTTCACGAACGAGTTCATCCGAGCGATCCGCGACCGGCAGAACGACGCCTTTCGAGAAAAATACCGCAGCGTCGACTTGCTTCTCATCGACGACATTCAGTTCCTCGCCACCAAAGAGCAGACGCAGGAAGAGTTTTTCCATACCTTCAACGACCTGCATAGCAATGGCAAGCAAATCGTCATCACCTCAGACCGCTCGCCGAAGGTGATGCCGTCTCTCGAAGATCGGCTGCGATCGCGGTTCGAATGGGGACTGATCGCCGATATCGAAGCGCCCGACTTCGAGACAAGAGTGGCAATCCTCGAAAAGAAGGCGCGCGACTGCAACGCCCAAGTACCTCGCGAAGTGCTCGAGCTGATCGCGCACAAGTTCCAGAACAACATCCGCGAACTGGAAGGCTCGCTTAACAAGGCGCTGATGTTCGCGCGCACCCACGGCGTCCCGCTCACGCTCGAGGTCGCGCATCAAGCGCTCTTGGGGGGCACCCAGACAATCAACCGCCGGCGGGTCATCACGCCGCGGCTCGTCATTGAAACTGTCGCCGCCTATTACCGTGTCGACCCGAGCGACCTCCGCGGCAAGCGCCGGGATCAGCACATCACTCATCCGCGCCACGTCGCGATGTACATCATCCGCGAAGAGACGCAGTGCACCTATCAGGAGATCGGGGCTGAGCTCGGCAAGCGCGACCACTCCACCGTTATGCACGGCTGCGAGCGGATTGCCTCAGAGCTGAAAACAAACCAGCAGCTTGTGCGCGAGGTGAACGAGATCCGCACGCTGCTCTATCAGCAAGGGAGCGGGGGGATCAAATAGCCGGGCGCGCAAGGGCGACAATGTCGACCGGCAGACCCCGCTCGTCAAGCGCGAGGATCGCCTCCGCGAGCTGTTCGGCGCGTTCCGCAGTGACAAGCCGCGTCGCGTTGATCATGAATTTCAGGCGCAATTCTTCGGGGGAGAGCGGGTTGTCTGGCCCGCCGCGGTTTGCCATCACTCGTTCCTCAACCACCCGGCCATCGCGGAAGTGGACCCGCACGATCGCGGGAAACTGGTACGGATAGATCGCGTCTGCCTCCGGGTCGGCATACGGCTCGACCTTCGCGGCAAGCGCAAGCACCCGGGGGTCGCGCGCCTTTTCATCGGTGAAATCGTCGAACGAAACCCCAAGCCCGCTCCCGCCGAGGAGGGCGGTTGCGACTGTGAACGGTCCGCTGAACTGCGCATGGTAGCCGCTCTGGGGGCGGATCTTCTCCTCGCGCGGCTGACCGATCGTCCGGAGGGTCGGGCCGGCAACGCCAAGCTCGATCCGCTCGACTTGGTCGGGGTCGAGCGGACCATACTTTCGCCGGATTGCGATGGCGGCGTCGATCCCGCCGTGGGTGTAGTGGTTGGCAGGATAGGGCTTGTAGAAGATCTTCGGGATTGACCACTCCTCGCCCAGCCCGCCGACGACATTCGCCGGGTCGAACCGAGCATCGATGAACGCGTTATAGAGGCCGAACCGGCCTTCTAGGACGGTCGGCGGCCCGGTATAGCCCGCTTTGGCCAAGAAGGCAGCGAGGAGCCCGCTGTGCGCCGCCCAGCCGCAGTGCAGCCGCTTGACCGACCCGCCAGTGCGGTTCGCCTCGATCACGCCGCTCGCGAAGCTGGCAGCGATCCCAAGCGCGTTTCGAATGCCATCCACGCCGAGCCCAAGCAGCTTCGCCCCAAGGGCAGCCGCGCCCATCGTTCCGCAGATCGCGGTGGTATGCCATCCTCTGTCGAACCAGACATTCCCCTCCGGCAGCTGCCCGCCCATTCCGATGCGAACGCAGACCTCGATCCCCACTGCGGCGGCAGCGATCGCGTCGCGCCCGCTCGCCCCAACCGCTTCTGCCAAGGCGAGCGTTGCCGGAACAATCGACGCGCTCGGATGGAGAATCGACGGGAGATGGGTATCGTCGAAATCGAGGCTGTGAGCGAGCGTGCCGTTCACCTGCGCCGCGACCGGCGCGGGGAAGCGGCCGGCCCGCCCGACTATCCCCGCCTCCTCCCGTCCCCCCCACGCCTCCGCGAGAGCGATCACGCCGTCGGCCAGCCCTTCAGCGGCAGCGGCAAGACAGATGCCGATGGTGTCGAGGATCCGATCTTTGACACTGCTCACCACTGGCGGGGGCAGCGTTTCAAAGGTGACGGAGGCAGCAAATTCGGCGAGCTGGTGGCTGAGCGTCCGGTCGGTCATGCCGCCACCGCCAGCGGCCGCACCGGGCAGCCTGTCGCGCCGACAAGGCGAAGCGGAATGCAGATGAAGAGAAACTCGTAGACGCCCGCTGCCGCCAGTGCCTCGAGGTTCACGTTTTCGAGGATATAAATGCCGGCGTCGACGAGGAGCACTTTATGAGCAGGCAGCAGGCTATGCCCTGCTCCTGGCGCCAGCCATTCGTAGGCCATCGAGTCATGGCCGGTCGCGCGCACCCGGCGCTCGGCCAGCCATTCGGCCGCCGAGACATCTGGCCCCGGCACGCCGCTCTCGTGGCCGAGATAGGTCTCCGGCTCGCTCCAGTGCCGCGCCCAGCCCGACCGGATCAGCACCACATCCCCGGGCTGGGGCTCCCCGATCCCTTGCCGACGCGCCACCGCGCGCAGCTCCTCGGCCGTGATTTTCTCCGCCGGCGGGAGCGTGGCGACGCCGCGCGCCCCCGCGACATCGAGCAGGAGGCCGCGGCAGAGCATCGGCGCGATCGTCTCGACCCCGAGCTGCTTGAACCGCCCCCCAGTCTGCGCCTCCGCCGCATCAACGCCGCCATGCAGCATGCCCCTAAAGCCGACGTGGGCCAGGGCATCGATGTGCGTGCCGGTATGACCACCAAGCACCATCATCTCGTTCGCGGCGGTCACCCCGTCGGCGCGCACCGAGTCGCCATGACGCCGAAGCAACGCCATTCGGAAGCCGGGATGGTTCGGCGAGACCGGGATCGTCGGCTCGAGCGGGTGACTGAGGTCGAACACCCGACTGGATTGCAGAAGCGTTTGCCAGGAGGCTCCTGTCATCGTCCACTCCGTTCACGCGAAGTCGTGGTCGGATTGTACGGGCGGTGCGCGTACACTCACGCCGACGCCTCGGTTCAGCGCTCTCGCGGCGCAGGGCAGCGCGAGCGCAATTACGTGCGGTCAGCCGCGCCGAGGCGGGCAGCAAGCGCAAGGAGCGCGCGGGCGCGCTCGACAACGGGCAGGTCGACAAACTCACCGCTCGGAAGCCGGAGCGCGCCGATGCCGTGGTCTTCCGCCTGCTCGGCAGCCTCAACGATCGCATGAGCCGCTTCCAGTTCAGCGTCGCTCGGCGTGTAGACCCGGTTGATAATCGGAAGCTGACGAGGGTGGATGGCGCTCTTGCCGAAGAAGCCGAGCGCCCGTCCGGCGCGGGTGTCGCGCTCGAGGCCCGCTTCGTCGTCAAGCCGCGGGTAGACGCTATCCACCGGAGCGCGGACCCCCGCGACGCGCGAGGCGAGGACAAGCCGAGATTTGGCATAGAGCAGCTCTCGCCCGTCGGGCGACTCCGGGCGAGCGTCGATATCGGCGGCAAAATCGACAGCGCCGAAGGCGAGCGCTAAGACCCGCGAGTCGGCCTCGGCGATCTCAGCTGCGCGCCAGACGCCGACCGCGCTTTCAATGCCGAGGAC
The Dehalococcoidia bacterium DNA segment above includes these coding regions:
- a CDS encoding CoA ester lyase; protein product: MIPPIRSWLYAPGNNAKLLERAPQSEADAVIFDLEDSVPRGEKERARAMVAEAVAARAGSGGPLVFVRVNHPETGLTEAEVRAVVRPGLAGIRVPKMESARSVRLVADWVSDAEAAAGLPAGSVKLVLGIESAVGVWRAAEIAEADSRVLALAFGAVDFAADIDARPESPDGRELLYAKSRLVLASRVAGVRAPVDSVYPRLDDEAGLERDTRAGRALGFFGKSAIHPRQLPIINRVYTPSDAELEAAHAIVEAAEQAEDHGIGALRLPSGEFVDLPVVERARALLALAARLGAADRT
- a CDS encoding MmgE/PrpD family protein, with the protein product MTDRTLSHQLAEFAASVTFETLPPPVVSSVKDRILDTIGICLAAAAEGLADGVIALAEAWGGREEAGIVGRAGRFPAPVAAQVNGTLAHSLDFDDTHLPSILHPSASIVPATLALAEAVGASGRDAIAAAAVGIEVCVRIGMGGQLPEGNVWFDRGWHTTAICGTMGAAALGAKLLGLGVDGIRNALGIAASFASGVIEANRTGGSVKRLHCGWAAHSGLLAAFLAKAGYTGPPTVLEGRFGLYNAFIDARFDPANVVGGLGEEWSIPKIFYKPYPANHYTHGGIDAAIAIRRKYGPLDPDQVERIELGVAGPTLRTIGQPREEKIRPQSGYHAQFSGPFTVATALLGGSGLGVSFDDFTDEKARDPRVLALAAKVEPYADPEADAIYPYQFPAIVRVHFRDGRVVEERVMANRGGPDNPLSPEELRLKFMINATRLVTAERAEQLAEAILALDERGLPVDIVALARPAI
- the dnaA gene encoding chromosomal replication initiator protein DnaA, encoding MEGRAMVNGVGPARTAREIWQTALGQLELQVNRTSYLTYLKDTTGYSFDGQCFTIVAPNTFARDWLDGRLASTVKRTLIDIVGAPVDVRFVVRPEETTSRAPSTPLEEWADSQPLAVRKARLNPRYTFDSFIVGASNRLAHAAAEAVAAQPGSAYNPLFIWGGVGLGKTHLLHAIGHRVEARGLSVIYVTSETFTNEFIRAIRDRQNDAFREKYRSVDLLLIDDIQFLATKEQTQEEFFHTFNDLHSNGKQIVITSDRSPKVMPSLEDRLRSRFEWGLIADIEAPDFETRVAILEKKARDCNAQVPREVLELIAHKFQNNIRELEGSLNKALMFARTHGVPLTLEVAHQALLGGTQTINRRRVITPRLVIETVAAYYRVDPSDLRGKRRDQHITHPRHVAMYIIREETQCTYQEIGAELGKRDHSTVMHGCERIASELKTNQQLVREVNEIRTLLYQQGSGGIK
- a CDS encoding cyclase family protein, which gives rise to MTGASWQTLLQSSRVFDLSHPLEPTIPVSPNHPGFRMALLRRHGDSVRADGVTAANEMMVLGGHTGTHIDALAHVGFRGMLHGGVDAAEAQTGGRFKQLGVETIAPMLCRGLLLDVAGARGVATLPPAEKITAEELRAVARRQGIGEPQPGDVVLIRSGWARHWSEPETYLGHESGVPGPDVSAAEWLAERRVRATGHDSMAYEWLAPGAGHSLLPAHKVLLVDAGIYILENVNLEALAAAGVYEFLFICIPLRLVGATGCPVRPLAVAA